Within the Armatimonadota bacterium genome, the region ACCAGATGCCCGCGTTCGTGAACGACCGTACCTTCGTCATTGCCGCCAGCTATTCCGGCAACACCGAGGAGACCTTGAGCGCCTTTGAGGACGCGCAGGATAGGGGCGCGTTGCTGGCGTGCGTCACCAGCGGAGGCGAGCTGGCTCAGCGCGCCGCACACTATGGAACCCCTGTGGCTTTTATCCCCAAGGGACAGCCTCCGCGCAGTGCCATGGGTTACCTGTTTATCCCCATGCTGATGGCAGCGCACCAGGTGGGGGTCATTCGTCGCGATCCTACCGGCGACCTGCAAAACGCCATTGCCCTGCTGGAAAAGGCGCGTGAAGCGTGGCACGCCGATGTGCCTTTCGAGAAAAACCCTGCCAAGCAGCTCGCCGCCAAACTGTATGGCAAGCTGCCCATCCTCTACGGCTCGCAGGCGTACTCCACCGTCGTTGCCTTCCGCTGGAAGACGCAGCTGAACGAGAACACCAAGATTCACGCCTATTCCAACGGCTATCCCGAGATGAACCATAACGAAATCCTGGGGTGGGTGTTGGCGAAGCAACAGGTTCCCAATCTGGCGGTAGTGCTGCTGCGCGACCGGATGGAGCGACCGAAAATCGTGGCGCGCGTGGAGACTACGAAACGGCTCTTTGCACGTGCCGCGGAGGTGCATGAGGTCTTCGCGGAGGGGCAAAGCCTTTTGGCACGTATGCTTCATGCTATCTATCTGGGCGACTGGGTCAGCTGCTACCTCGCTTTGCTGTACGGCATGAACCCCACCGACATCA harbors:
- a CDS encoding phosphate starvation-inducible protein PsiE, with the protein product MSDRMSVDTSVLDDAAGRAALDAQNMIPLTHEFPEQCRKALEIAKQFHPPTPRMPVQNVVVTGLGGSAVGGDLLRVLVEDNGEVPLVVNRDYQMPAFVNDRTFVIAASYSGNTEETLSAFEDAQDRGALLACVTSGGELAQRAAHYGTPVAFIPKGQPPRSAMGYLFIPMLMAAHQVGVIRRDPTGDLQNAIALLEKAREAWHADVPFEKNPAKQLAAKLYGKLPILYGSQAYSTVVAFRWKTQLNENTKIHAYSNGYPEMNHNEILGWVLAKQQVPNLAVVLLRDRMERPKIVARVETTKRLFARAAEVHEVFAEGQSLLARMLHAIYLGDWVSCYLALLYGMNPTDISYINLLKAVLEKIDEEDPAYAEVLQKELQAIG